The following proteins are encoded in a genomic region of Leucoraja erinacea ecotype New England chromosome 21, Leri_hhj_1, whole genome shotgun sequence:
- the gcnt7 gene encoding beta-1,3-galactosyl-O-glycosyl-glycoprotein beta-1,6-N-acetylglucosaminyltransferase 7 — protein MTKIKWKYFFTTFLVFIFVSILAYFVIISCLEHPFPQYEQYNCSRYCSAILNGEATALQLGEDCEKGKTKIFHIQIPNPIDCSRIKQDLHFITSSMSQEEDNYPLAYIITIHKEFDMFVKLLRAIYRPQNLYCIHVDKRSPEDYQRKVKSLSDCFDNIFLASKMEHVVYGGFSRLQADINCMKDLVNSAVAWKEVINLCGQDFPIKTNREIIWYIRNKWGGRNITPGTQQPLHMKYRTEYSYKEEIKNGEAQIFRLNHRKTAPPLELTIYFGTAYYVLTRQFVQFVLEDARAIALLEWSRDTYSPDEHYWVTLNRLKDAPDSTPNVSWDGDVRAVVWAPHAGPTSDGCKGYYRNNICVYGLRDLKWVVRQPAMFANKFEQTTNPLTVACLEQWHRDRVLNETSETIPLHWHLDD, from the exons ATGACCAAAATTAAATGGAAGTATTTTTTTACTACATTTCTAGTTTTTATATTCGTTTCCATACTTGCGTATTTTGTCATAATTTCTTGCCTTGAACATCCTTTTCCACAATATGAACAGTATAATTGCAGCAGATATTGTTCTGCAATTTTAAATGGCGAAGCAACAGCACTTCAGCTTGGAGAAGATTGTGAAAAGGGGAAGACAAAAATATTCCATATTCAGATTCCAAATCCAATTGACTGTTCCAGAATTAAACAAGACCTTCACTTCATAACAAGTTCGATGTCACAAGAAGAAGATAACTATCCTCTCGCATACATTATTACTATCCAcaaagaatttgatatgtttgttAAACTATTGCGAGCAATTTATAGACCACAGAATTTGTACTGCATCCATGTTGATAAAAGGTCACCAGAAGATTACCAAAGAAAGGTGAAAAGTTTATCGGATTGCTTTGATAACATCTTTCTGGCTTCAAAAATGGAACACGTTGTTTACGGTGGATTCTCACGCCTACAGGCAGATATAAACTGCATGAAAGATCTTGTAAACTCAGCAGTTGCGTGGAAGGAAGTTATCAATCTCTGCGGACAAGACTTTCCAATAAAAACTAATCGGGAAATTATCTGGTACATAAGGAACAAATGGGGAGGCAGGAACATCACACCGGGAACACAACAGCCATTGCATATGAAATATAGGACAGAGTACAGTtacaaggaagagattaaaaatggTGAAGCCCAAATTTTTCGACTCAATCATAGAAAAACTGCACCACCATTGGAGCTCACTATTTATTTTGGAACTGCATACTATGTACTTACAAGACAATTTGTGCAATTTGTTCTGGAAGATGCACGTGCAATTGCTCTTCTCGAGTGGTCTCGTGATACATACAGCCCTGATGAACATTACTGGGTGACACTGAACCGCTTAAAAG ATGCACCCGATTCAACCCCAAATGTTTCATGGGACGGTGATGTTCGTGCAGTTGTGTGGGCACCCCATGCAGGACCAACATCTGATGGTTGTAAAG GATATTACAGAAATAATATTTGTGTATATGGCCTAAGAGATCTAAAGTGGGTCGTTCGACAACCAGCCATGTTTGCCAATAAGTTTGAACAGACGACAAATCCTCTCACAGTGGCATGTTTGGAGCAATGGCACAGGGACCGTGTACTCAATGAAACTTCAGAAACTATACCGCTGCACTGGCACCTGGATGATTAA